In the Sulfitobacter pacificus genome, one interval contains:
- a CDS encoding group III truncated hemoglobin, whose amino-acid sequence MRHVNNAPPNQNEIRKVVKEFYALTRTHPELGPVFAEHVTDWDNHEEKIIDFWCGALLRQPGYSGNPMQKHLAAGNVLPDHFPIWLNLFDSVLTRHLSQEKAVYWSTLAHRIGKSLSFGLEYAERKTTSIPPNLSSFSTL is encoded by the coding sequence ATGCGCCATGTTAACAACGCCCCGCCGAACCAGAATGAAATTCGTAAAGTTGTGAAAGAATTTTACGCCCTCACCCGGACGCACCCGGAACTGGGGCCCGTTTTTGCAGAACATGTCACCGACTGGGACAATCACGAAGAAAAGATCATTGATTTCTGGTGTGGCGCATTGCTGCGGCAGCCGGGATATTCTGGAAACCCGATGCAGAAACACCTTGCCGCAGGGAATGTCCTGCCCGACCATTTTCCGATCTGGCTGAACCTGTTTGATTCCGTTCTGACAAGGCACCTGTCGCAGGAAAAGGCTGTCTACTGGTCCACTCTGGCACATCGTATCGGCAAAAGCCTGAGTTTTGGGTTGGAGTATGCCGAACGCAAGACCACCTCAATCCCGCCTAATCTCTCGTCGTTTTCGACCTTATGA
- the rpmD gene encoding 50S ribosomal protein L30, with amino-acid sequence MAKTIVIKQIGSPIRRPAKQKATLVGLGLNKMHRTRELEDTPSVRGMINKISHMVEIVEEKG; translated from the coding sequence ATGGCTAAGACTATTGTCATCAAACAGATCGGTTCGCCGATCCGTCGCCCCGCAAAACAGAAGGCCACGCTTGTTGGTCTGGGCCTGAACAAGATGCACCGCACACGCGAGCTGGAAGACACCCCTTCTGTGCGCGGCATGATCAACAAGATCAGCCACATGGTCGAGATTGTCGAAGAAAAAGGCTAA
- the rpsE gene encoding 30S ribosomal protein S5, protein MARDDNRGGNRRNNRDETPEFQDRLVAINRVSKTVKGGKRFGFAALVVVGDQKGRVGFGKGKAKEVPEAIRKATEQAKRQMIRVQLREGRTLHHDMEGRHGAGKVVMRTAPEGTGIIAGGPMRAVFEMLGVKDVVSKSIGSQNPYNMIRATMDGLRKESSPRSVAQRRGKKVADILPKTDAPAPATEEA, encoded by the coding sequence ATGGCCAGAGATGACAACCGCGGGGGCAACCGCCGCAACAACCGCGATGAAACTCCAGAATTCCAGGATCGCCTTGTCGCGATCAACCGTGTGTCCAAGACTGTTAAAGGCGGTAAGCGCTTTGGTTTTGCGGCACTCGTTGTTGTCGGTGACCAAAAAGGTCGTGTGGGTTTTGGCAAAGGTAAAGCCAAAGAGGTGCCCGAGGCGATCCGCAAGGCCACCGAGCAGGCCAAGCGCCAGATGATCCGCGTTCAGCTGCGCGAAGGCCGCACGCTGCACCACGATATGGAAGGCCGTCACGGCGCCGGTAAAGTGGTTATGCGCACAGCACCAGAAGGTACCGGTATCATCGCCGGTGGTCCAATGCGTGCCGTTTTCGAAATGCTGGGTGTGAAGGACGTTGTGTCCAAATCCATCGGTTCGCAAAACCCGTACAACATGATCCGCGCCACCATGGACGGTCTGCGTAAGGAATCTTCCCCGCGCTCCGTTGCACAGCGTCGCGGCAAGAAAGTTGCTGACATCCTGCCCAAGACTGACGCGCCAGCGCCAGCAACCGAGGAGGCCTAA
- the rplR gene encoding 50S ribosomal protein L18, whose product MANSKRQLFIKRRMRVRNKLRRANRGRMRLSVHRSNKNIMVQLIDDVNGVTVASASTLEKDLGFVGKNNLEAATKVGTVIAERAKKAGVEEAYFDRGGFLFHGKVKALAEAAREGGLKI is encoded by the coding sequence ATGGCAAACAGCAAAAGACAACTGTTCATCAAACGCCGCATGCGCGTTCGGAACAAACTTCGCCGCGCGAACCGGGGCCGTATGCGCCTCTCCGTGCACCGTTCAAACAAGAACATCATGGTTCAGTTGATCGACGACGTGAACGGCGTAACAGTCGCCTCCGCATCGACGCTCGAAAAAGACCTTGGTTTTGTTGGCAAGAACAACCTCGAAGCGGCCACCAAAGTGGGCACGGTTATTGCCGAGCGCGCCAAGAAAGCCGGTGTTGAGGAAGCATATTTTGACCGTGGCGGTTTCCTGTTCCACGGCAAGGTAAAAGCATTGGCCGAAGCGGCCCGCGAAGGCGGACTGAAGATTTGA
- the rplF gene encoding 50S ribosomal protein L6 codes for MSRIGKKAVDLPDGVTATVSGQSIEVKGPKGVRSFKATDDVDLKVEDGAVSVIPRGKSKRARQQWGMSRTMVANLVTGVTTGFKKELEIQGVGYRAAMTGNVLKLNLGLSHDVDYTPPEGVTVTAPKQTEIVVEGIDEQLVGQVAANIRAWRKPEPYKGKGIRYKGEFVFRKEGKKK; via the coding sequence ATGTCTCGTATTGGTAAAAAAGCGGTTGATCTGCCCGATGGCGTAACAGCCACCGTGTCCGGTCAGTCTATCGAAGTAAAAGGCCCCAAGGGTGTCCGCTCTTTCAAGGCAACAGATGATGTTGACCTGAAAGTTGAGGATGGCGCGGTTTCCGTGATCCCACGTGGCAAGTCCAAGCGCGCGCGCCAGCAGTGGGGCATGAGCCGCACAATGGTCGCGAACCTGGTCACCGGTGTGACCACCGGCTTCAAGAAAGAGCTTGAAATTCAGGGTGTTGGTTATCGTGCTGCGATGACTGGCAACGTTCTGAAATTGAACCTCGGCCTGTCGCATGACGTAGATTACACGCCACCGGAAGGTGTTACTGTAACTGCGCCCAAGCAGACAGAAATCGTTGTGGAAGGCATTGACGAACAGCTTGTTGGTCAAGTCGCTGCGAACATCCGCGCATGGCGCAAGCCCGAGCCCTATAAGGGCAAAGGCATCCGCTATAAGGGTGAATTCGTCTTCCGCAAAGAAGGCAAGAAGAAGTAA
- the rpsH gene encoding 30S ribosomal protein S8 → MNDPIADMLTRIRNSQMRGKSTVMTPASKLRAWVLDVLADEGYIRGYEKMTGADGHPAIEISLKYYEGEPVIRELKRVSKPGRRVYMGSNDIPQVRQGLGVSIVSTSQGVMSDANARSANIGGEVLCTVF, encoded by the coding sequence ATGAACGATCCTATCGCAGATATGCTGACACGCATCCGCAACAGCCAGATGCGCGGCAAATCCACAGTCATGACACCAGCTTCCAAGCTGCGTGCATGGGTTCTGGATGTGCTGGCCGACGAAGGCTACATTCGCGGCTATGAAAAAATGACAGGCGCCGACGGCCACCCTGCCATTGAAATCAGCCTCAAGTATTACGAAGGCGAACCTGTTATTCGCGAGTTGAAGCGGGTCTCTAAACCCGGTCGCCGCGTTTACATGGGCTCAAATGACATCCCGCAGGTCCGTCAGGGTCTGGGTGTGTCGATTGTCTCCACCTCCCAGGGTGTGATGTCGGATGCAAATGCACGCTCTGCCAATATTGGCGGCGAAGTGCTCTGCACCGTATTCTAA
- the rpsN gene encoding 30S ribosomal protein S14 has product MAKKSMIAREKKREALVKKYAAKRAELKAIVSDQEKPMEERFRASLKLAKLPRNSSAVRLHNRCQLTGRPHAYYRKLKISRIALRDLGSSGQIPGMVKSSW; this is encoded by the coding sequence ATGGCTAAGAAATCCATGATCGCACGCGAGAAAAAGCGTGAAGCATTGGTCAAGAAGTACGCCGCAAAGCGTGCCGAATTGAAAGCAATCGTAAGCGACCAAGAAAAGCCGATGGAAGAGCGTTTCCGCGCCTCCCTGAAGCTGGCGAAACTGCCGCGCAACTCTTCGGCTGTGCGTTTGCACAACCGTTGCCAGCTGACCGGCCGTCCGCACGCTTACTATCGTAAACTGAAAATCTCGCGTATCGCGCTGCGTGATCTCGGCTCTTCCGGCCAGATCCCCGGCATGGTCAAGTCGAGCTGGTAA
- the rplE gene encoding 50S ribosomal protein L5, whose amino-acid sequence MLDTAAYTPRLLTVYRDEIRAKMKEEFGYKNDMMIPRLDKVVLNIGCGAAAVRDSKKAKSAQEDLTLIAGQKAMTTIAKKSIAGFRVREEMPMGAKVTLRGARMYEFMDRLITVAMPRIRDFRGISGKSFDGRGNYAMGLKEHLVFPEIDFDKIDENWGMDIVIATTAKTDAEAKALLTAFNMPFAQ is encoded by the coding sequence ATGCTTGATACTGCAGCCTATACACCCCGCCTTCTGACCGTCTATCGCGATGAAATCCGCGCCAAGATGAAAGAAGAGTTCGGCTATAAAAACGACATGATGATCCCGCGCCTTGATAAAGTCGTGTTGAACATCGGTTGTGGTGCAGCCGCCGTGCGTGACAGCAAGAAAGCCAAATCCGCGCAGGAAGACCTGACGCTGATCGCCGGCCAGAAAGCTATGACGACTATCGCCAAGAAGTCGATCGCGGGTTTCCGCGTACGTGAAGAAATGCCAATGGGCGCGAAAGTGACCCTGCGTGGCGCACGTATGTATGAATTCATGGATCGTCTGATCACAGTTGCAATGCCTCGTATCCGCGACTTCCGCGGCATCTCTGGCAAATCCTTTGATGGTCGTGGCAACTATGCCATGGGTCTCAAAGAGCACCTCGTGTTCCCGGAAATCGATTTTGATAAAATCGACGAAAACTGGGGTATGGACATCGTCATCGCCACAACGGCGAAAACCGACGCAGAAGCAAAAGCATTGTTGACAGCGTTCAACATGCCGTTCGCTCAGTAA
- the rplX gene encoding 50S ribosomal protein L24 has translation MAAKLRKGDKVIVLAGKDKGKTGDITSVDPKSGKAVVEGINISIRATRQSQENQGGRIPKAMPIDLSNLALVDANGKATRVGFKIEGDKKVRFAKTTGDVIDA, from the coding sequence ATGGCTGCTAAACTTCGCAAAGGTGACAAGGTCATCGTGTTGGCTGGCAAGGACAAGGGCAAGACAGGCGATATCACGTCTGTTGATCCGAAATCCGGCAAGGCCGTTGTGGAAGGGATCAACATCTCTATCCGCGCCACGCGCCAGTCTCAGGAAAACCAGGGCGGTCGCATCCCCAAGGCGATGCCAATCGACCTGTCCAACCTCGCACTTGTTGACGCCAACGGCAAAGCAACACGCGTAGGGTTCAAAATTGAAGGGGACAAGAAAGTCCGTTTCGCAAAAACCACGGGGGACGTGATTGATGCTTGA
- the rplN gene encoding 50S ribosomal protein L14: MIQMQTNLDVADNSGARRVQCIKVLGGSKRKYASVGDIIVVSVKEAIPRGRVKKGDVRKAVVVRTAKEVRRDDGTAIRFDRNAAVILNNNNEPVGTRIFGPVVRELRGKNFMKIISLAPEVL; this comes from the coding sequence ATGATCCAGATGCAGACCAACCTGGATGTTGCTGACAACAGCGGCGCGCGCCGTGTTCAGTGCATCAAGGTCCTGGGTGGTTCCAAGCGTAAATACGCATCCGTCGGCGACATTATTGTCGTGTCGGTCAAGGAAGCCATCCCTCGCGGTCGTGTGAAAAAGGGCGACGTCCGTAAGGCCGTCGTTGTTCGCACCGCCAAAGAAGTACGTCGCGACGATGGCACAGCCATCCGTTTTGACCGTAACGCCGCCGTTATCCTGAACAACAACAACGAGCCCGTAGGTACACGTATCTTTGGACCAGTTGTGCGCGAACTGCGCGGCAAGAACTTCATGAAAATCATCTCGCTTGCGCCGGAGGTGCTGTAA
- the rpsQ gene encoding 30S ribosomal protein S17 — MPKRILTGTVTSDANAQTVTVSVERRFTHPVLKKTIRKSKKYRAHDENNTFKVGDSVRIIECPPKSKTKRWEVITA; from the coding sequence ATGCCCAAGCGTATCCTGACAGGCACCGTAACATCGGATGCCAACGCCCAGACAGTCACCGTATCCGTAGAGCGTCGCTTTACCCATCCGGTTCTGAAGAAGACCATCCGTAAGTCCAAAAAATACCGGGCCCACGATGAGAACAACACATTCAAAGTTGGGGATTCCGTCCGCATCATCGAATGTCCGCCAAAATCGAAAACGAAACGTTGGGAAGTGATCACTGCGTAA
- the rpmC gene encoding 50S ribosomal protein L29, with the protein MIAKELHDKTPDQLRDELVNLKKEAFNLRFQQATGQLENPARLRTVKRDVARVHTVLNQKAAAAATEGA; encoded by the coding sequence ATGATTGCCAAAGAACTGCACGACAAGACGCCGGACCAGCTCCGCGACGAGCTTGTGAACCTGAAAAAAGAAGCTTTCAACCTGCGTTTCCAGCAAGCCACTGGCCAGCTGGAAAACCCTGCGCGTCTGCGTACGGTCAAGCGTGATGTGGCCCGTGTCCACACAGTGTTGAACCAAAAAGCTGCCGCAGCAGCAACCGAAGGAGCCTAA
- a CDS encoding SDR family NAD(P)-dependent oxidoreductase, with protein MSEKVALVTGAARGIGLATTKLFIDDGWRVAMVDRDGDELALAAKGINGASPFVHDVSQPDDVDAMVEAVQSSFGRIDAVVNNAGVADFGPIEETDFARWRRVMETNLDGVFLVSQAAIPALKETKGAMVNIASISGLRASTLRVAYGTSKAAVIQLTKQQAAELGEYGIRANCVCPGPVRTKLAMAVHSQDIIDAYHDAIPLNRYGSEREIAEVITFLCSDKASYVTGQVIAADGGFDSTGVGLPALRS; from the coding sequence ATGTCTGAAAAAGTCGCCCTTGTCACCGGTGCCGCACGCGGTATCGGCCTTGCCACCACAAAATTGTTCATCGATGACGGCTGGCGGGTGGCCATGGTGGATCGGGATGGGGATGAACTAGCCCTTGCGGCCAAAGGCATCAACGGGGCCAGCCCCTTTGTGCATGATGTGTCTCAACCCGACGATGTGGATGCGATGGTCGAGGCGGTTCAGTCCAGCTTTGGCCGGATCGACGCGGTGGTCAACAACGCAGGTGTTGCGGATTTCGGCCCTATCGAGGAAACCGATTTCGCCCGTTGGCGCCGGGTGATGGAAACCAACCTTGATGGCGTCTTCCTTGTGTCTCAGGCGGCAATCCCTGCCCTGAAAGAAACCAAGGGGGCCATGGTCAACATCGCCTCTATCTCTGGTCTGCGCGCCTCTACCCTGCGGGTCGCCTATGGCACCTCCAAGGCCGCCGTGATCCAGCTGACCAAGCAGCAGGCCGCCGAGCTGGGCGAATACGGCATCCGCGCCAATTGCGTCTGCCCCGGCCCGGTGCGCACCAAGCTGGCCATGGCGGTTCACAGTCAAGACATCATCGACGCCTATCACGACGCAATCCCGCTGAACCGCTATGGATCAGAGCGCGAGATTGCCGAAGTCATCACCTTCCTTTGTTCCGACAAAGCCAGCTATGTCACCGGACAGGTCATCGCAGCAGATGGCGGGTTTGACAGCACCGGCGTCGGCCTGCCCGCATTACGGAGTTAA
- a CDS encoding TIGR02466 family protein, whose protein sequence is MSNIKSLFATRLYHAQLAERGKPINPDELEASCIAIANDDEAGQDWCEENGYAGYTSYASLDDLPYRFPIFKDLKKVLDKHVKTFAKDLAFDLGERKLKLDSLWINILPEGGIHTAHIHPHSVISGTTYVTMPEGASAIKFEDPRLAMMMASPGRVKDAPEELRQFIYVAPEVGDVLLWESWLRHEVPMNMVEEDRVSVSFNYGWG, encoded by the coding sequence ATGAGCAACATCAAATCCCTCTTTGCCACCCGCCTCTATCACGCCCAGCTGGCCGAGCGCGGCAAACCGATCAATCCCGACGAACTCGAAGCGTCCTGCATCGCCATCGCCAATGACGATGAGGCCGGACAGGACTGGTGCGAGGAAAACGGCTATGCTGGCTATACCTCCTATGCGTCCCTCGACGATCTGCCTTACCGCTTTCCGATCTTCAAGGATTTGAAAAAGGTTCTGGATAAGCATGTCAAAACCTTTGCCAAGGATCTGGCCTTTGACCTTGGCGAGCGGAAGCTGAAACTCGACAGCCTGTGGATCAACATCCTGCCCGAAGGCGGCATTCACACGGCCCACATCCATCCCCATTCGGTGATTTCCGGCACGACCTATGTGACCATGCCCGAAGGCGCGAGCGCGATCAAATTCGAGGACCCGCGTCTGGCGATGATGATGGCCTCACCAGGGCGGGTGAAGGATGCGCCGGAGGAGTTGCGGCAGTTCATCTATGTGGCACCCGAGGTGGGGGATGTGCTGTTGTGGGAAAGCTGGCTGCGCCATGAGGTGCCGATGAATATGGTAGAGGAGGATCGGGTGTCGGTGAGTTTTAATTATGGATGGGGGTGA
- a CDS encoding type II toxin-antitoxin system CcdA family antitoxin, translating into MTTAIKRKTSHTLNASTLDAAHEFGVNVSAVADKALEQAVATARHQKWLEENADAFTAQAEWHQNNDHPLADIMMSPAGEPWKA; encoded by the coding sequence ATGACCACGGCCATCAAGCGCAAAACCTCCCATACTTTGAACGCCAGTACATTGGACGCCGCGCACGAGTTCGGGGTGAATGTCTCCGCAGTGGCAGACAAGGCGCTTGAACAGGCTGTTGCCACTGCCCGCCATCAGAAATGGCTAGAGGAAAACGCCGATGCCTTCACAGCACAAGCGGAATGGCATCAGAACAACGACCATCCGCTTGCTGACATCATGATGAGTCCGGCCGGAGAGCCGTGGAAAGCCTGA
- a CDS encoding heparin lyase I family protein, which yields MGNLLLTGALCLVLMAIANASGAQNKSYSDTDWNTQFFDNCGLPSRTSIERVKMDGDRKLRFTLHPGDIGRCSTDKNARHSASYWERAELAQKERRGVGRRYKITSEVIFQSGFTGEREAFFQIHGWAEDCQHAYPPVMMKFTNGKMRVETLRGVSNTSSGRHRNALKKNIKISSLYGRPISLELDFDTTTLPGRLSVSLNGHQIVSDTSVQYASCAEPYVKFGIYRPGGKGSETSVVIFDDLRIEQLK from the coding sequence ATGGGAAATCTACTTTTGACTGGAGCGCTATGTCTGGTCCTCATGGCAATTGCAAATGCCTCTGGCGCTCAAAATAAGTCTTACAGCGACACAGACTGGAACACTCAGTTTTTCGATAATTGCGGGCTGCCAAGCCGAACCTCTATCGAACGTGTCAAAATGGATGGCGATCGCAAGCTACGGTTCACGTTGCACCCCGGTGATATCGGGAGATGCAGCACTGATAAAAACGCACGTCATAGCGCGTCCTATTGGGAGCGCGCTGAACTAGCGCAAAAAGAGCGACGCGGGGTTGGACGCCGTTACAAGATTACATCTGAGGTTATTTTTCAGAGCGGATTCACAGGCGAACGAGAAGCCTTCTTTCAAATCCACGGGTGGGCCGAAGACTGTCAACACGCCTATCCTCCAGTGATGATGAAATTCACCAACGGAAAAATGCGCGTTGAGACCCTGCGTGGTGTCTCGAACACCAGTTCTGGACGCCATCGCAATGCGCTCAAGAAAAACATTAAGATTAGTTCGCTTTACGGCAGACCGATCTCGCTTGAATTGGATTTTGACACAACAACCCTCCCCGGACGATTATCCGTATCGTTGAATGGACACCAAATCGTCTCAGATACCAGTGTTCAGTATGCTTCTTGTGCCGAACCCTACGTTAAATTCGGGATCTATCGCCCTGGAGGTAAGGGGTCCGAAACATCAGTTGTTATTTTTGACGATCTCCGAATAGAGCAGTTGAAATAG
- the rplP gene encoding 50S ribosomal protein L16, which translates to MLQPKRTKFRKQFKGSIKGLAKGGSDLNFGTYGLKALEPERVTARQIEAARRAMTRHMKRQGRVWIRIFPDVPVTSKPVEVRMGKGKGSVDFWACKVKPGRVMFEIDGVNDDIAREALRLAAMKLPIKTRVVVREDW; encoded by the coding sequence ATGCTACAGCCAAAACGGACGAAATTCCGCAAACAGTTCAAAGGCTCGATCAAAGGTCTGGCGAAGGGCGGGTCTGACCTGAACTTTGGCACCTATGGTCTGAAAGCCTTGGAGCCCGAGCGGGTCACCGCACGTCAGATCGAAGCTGCACGTCGTGCCATGACGCGTCACATGAAACGTCAGGGCCGTGTCTGGATCCGTATTTTTCCAGATGTGCCTGTTACCTCCAAGCCTGTCGAAGTACGGATGGGTAAAGGTAAAGGTTCCGTGGACTTTTGGGCATGCAAGGTCAAACCCGGCCGCGTGATGTTCGAAATCGACGGCGTGAACGACGATATCGCACGCGAAGCCCTGCGTCTGGCAGCGATGAAGCTGCCAATCAAGACACGGGTCGTGGTACGCGAAGACTGGTAA
- the rpsC gene encoding 30S ribosomal protein S3 produces the protein MGNKVNPIGMRLQVNRTWDSRWYADTKDYGDLLLEDLAIRAFIKKECHQAGVARVIIERPHKKCRVTIHTARPGVIIGKKGADIEGLRKKLANLTASEVHLNIVEVRKPELDAALVGESIAQQLERRVSFRRAMKRAVQNAMRMGALGIRCNLAGRLGGAEIARTEWYREGRVPLHTLRADIDYAHVEASTAYGIIGIKTWIFKGEIMEHDPSAHDRKLQELQDGPAPRGAGGRR, from the coding sequence ATGGGTAACAAAGTAAACCCGATCGGCATGCGTTTGCAGGTCAACCGTACCTGGGACAGCCGCTGGTATGCCGACACCAAGGACTATGGTGATCTGCTGCTGGAAGATCTGGCGATCCGTGCTTTCATCAAGAAAGAGTGTCATCAGGCCGGTGTGGCCCGTGTGATCATTGAGCGCCCTCACAAGAAATGCCGTGTGACAATCCACACTGCACGTCCGGGTGTGATCATCGGCAAAAAAGGTGCGGACATCGAAGGTCTGCGCAAGAAGCTGGCGAACCTGACTGCCTCTGAAGTTCACCTCAACATCGTTGAAGTGCGCAAGCCAGAGCTGGACGCGGCCCTTGTTGGCGAAAGCATTGCACAGCAGCTGGAGCGCCGGGTGTCTTTCCGTCGCGCCATGAAGCGTGCGGTTCAGAACGCCATGCGTATGGGTGCCTTGGGCATCCGTTGTAACCTTGCCGGCCGTCTGGGTGGTGCAGAAATCGCGCGTACCGAATGGTATCGCGAGGGTCGTGTCCCATTGCACACATTGCGCGCCGACATCGATTATGCCCACGTTGAAGCCTCCACTGCCTATGGCATCATCGGCATCAAGACGTGGATCTTCAAAGGCGAGATCATGGAACATGATCCTTCCGCGCATGATCGTAAGTTACAGGAACTTCAAGACGGCCCAGCACCTCGCGGTGCAGGCGGCCGGCGTTAA
- the rplV gene encoding 50S ribosomal protein L22: MSKDKNPRRVADNEARAKLRMLKTSPQKLNLVAGLIRGKKVERALTDLTFSKKRIAQDVKKCLQSAIANAENNHNLDVDELIVSEAYVGKNMTLKRGRPRARGRFGKIMKPFAEVTIVVRQVEEQA, translated from the coding sequence ATGAGCAAGGATAAAAATCCCCGCCGCGTGGCAGACAATGAAGCACGTGCAAAACTGCGCATGCTGAAAACGTCGCCGCAGAAACTGAACCTCGTTGCTGGCCTGATCCGCGGCAAGAAAGTCGAGCGGGCGTTGACCGACCTGACTTTCTCGAAGAAGCGTATCGCGCAGGATGTGAAGAAGTGCCTTCAGTCCGCAATCGCCAATGCCGAGAACAACCACAACCTTGATGTGGACGAGCTGATCGTCTCTGAGGCCTATGTCGGTAAAAACATGACACTCAAGCGTGGTCGTCCACGTGCGCGTGGCCGTTTCGGCAAGATCATGAAGCCGTTTGCCGAAGTCACCATCGTCGTGCGTCAAGTTGAGGAGCAAGCATAA
- the rpsS gene encoding 30S ribosomal protein S19 encodes MSRSVWKGPFVDAYVLKKAEATRESGRNEVIKIWSRRSTILPQFVGLTFGVYNGRKHIPVNVSEDMIGQKFGEYSPTRTYYGHAADKKAKRK; translated from the coding sequence ATGTCTCGTTCAGTATGGAAAGGCCCTTTTGTTGACGCGTATGTCCTCAAGAAGGCCGAAGCGACACGCGAGAGCGGTCGGAACGAAGTGATCAAGATCTGGTCGCGCCGCTCCACCATCTTGCCTCAGTTTGTTGGTCTGACATTTGGTGTCTACAACGGCCGCAAACATATCCCAGTAAACGTCTCTGAAGACATGATTGGTCAGAAGTTCGGTGAATATTCCCCAACTCGTACCTATTACGGTCACGCAGCAGACAAAAAAGCGAAGCGGAAATAA
- the rplB gene encoding 50S ribosomal protein L2, whose translation MALKSYKPTTPGQRGLVLIDRSELWKGRPVKALTEGLTKNGGRNNTGRITMRRKGGGAKRLYRIVDFKRNKLDMSAVVARIEYDPNRTAFIALIQYEDGEQAYILAPQRLAVGDKVIASAKADIKPGNAMPFSGMPIGTIIHNIEMKPGKGGQIARAAGTYAQFVGRDGGYAQIRLSSGELRLVRQECMATVGAVSNPDNSNQNYGKAGRMRHKGIRPSVRGVVMNPIDHPHGGGEGRTSGGRHPVTPWGKPTKGAKTRNKKKASSNLIIRSRHAKKKGR comes from the coding sequence ATGGCACTCAAGTCGTACAAACCGACGACGCCGGGCCAGCGTGGGCTGGTACTGATCGACCGTTCGGAGCTTTGGAAAGGCCGCCCGGTCAAGGCCCTCACAGAGGGTTTGACCAAGAATGGCGGACGGAACAACACCGGACGGATCACAATGCGTCGCAAAGGTGGTGGTGCAAAGCGCCTCTACCGTATCGTCGATTTCAAGCGCAACAAGCTGGACATGTCCGCGGTTGTAGCACGGATCGAATATGACCCGAACCGGACAGCATTTATTGCCCTGATCCAGTACGAAGATGGCGAGCAAGCCTATATCCTTGCCCCTCAGCGTCTGGCAGTTGGCGACAAGGTGATTGCATCGGCCAAGGCCGACATCAAGCCCGGTAACGCAATGCCATTCAGCGGCATGCCCATCGGTACAATCATCCACAACATCGAAATGAAGCCAGGTAAAGGCGGTCAGATCGCCCGTGCCGCCGGTACATACGCCCAGTTCGTTGGTCGTGATGGTGGATATGCTCAGATCCGTTTGTCTTCGGGCGAACTGCGTCTGGTGCGTCAGGAATGCATGGCCACCGTTGGTGCCGTGTCCAACCCCGACAACTCCAACCAGAACTACGGTAAAGCGGGCCGCATGCGTCACAAGGGCATCCGTCCTTCTGTACGTGGTGTCGTGATGAACCCGATCGACCACCCGCACGGTGGTGGTGAAGGCCGGACCTCTGGTGGTCGTCATCCGGTTACGCCTTGGGGCAAGCCGACTAAGGGTGCAAAAACCCGGAACAAGAAAAAAGCGTCTAGCAATCTGATCATCAGATCGCGCCACGCCAAGAAGAAGGGACGCTAA
- a CDS encoding ETC complex I subunit, whose translation MRARIYQPARTAMSSGTAKTNHWVLEFAPSEARAVDPLMGWTSSSDTQSQVKLQFETKDAAVEYAREHGIDAQVKEPNKRKPNIRPGGYGENFATGRRGAWTH comes from the coding sequence ATGCGCGCACGCATCTATCAACCTGCCCGGACGGCAATGTCGTCAGGCACCGCCAAGACCAACCACTGGGTGCTGGAGTTCGCCCCCAGCGAGGCCCGTGCGGTTGATCCCCTGATGGGGTGGACATCTTCCTCGGACACGCAATCGCAGGTTAAGCTGCAATTCGAGACCAAGGATGCCGCGGTTGAATACGCCCGCGAACATGGCATTGACGCGCAGGTGAAAGAGCCCAACAAGCGCAAACCGAACATCCGTCCCGGCGGTTACGGCGAGAATTTCGCCACTGGACGGCGCGGGGCCTGGACGCACTGA